In one Streptomyces sp. T12 genomic region, the following are encoded:
- a CDS encoding zinc-binding dehydrogenase, which produces MRAVQFDRYGAPDVLYVAERPVPEPGPGQVRIAVEAVSVGHAQTQMRREVFPAPMWKPVFPVVLGGDVVGRITAVGPDVAGLSPGDRVGAFTLYGAYAEQVVVDAATVVPVPEELDAAEAAVLPGTGLIALGILRTGRLSKGETVLVHAAAGGVGHIAVQLARAAGAGQIIGTAGEAGKREFARTVGADAVVDHRSPHWAEEVRELTGGRGPDLILDGIGAEVLQQGIGLLAPGGRLVFYGSSGGELEIPRVSVMDLIGIKYVTAFALSAWRGGRPHEYEAGVAELTRLLVDGQVKSAVHARLPLERAAEAHTILESRAQLGRVVLIP; this is translated from the coding sequence ATGCGTGCCGTGCAGTTCGACCGGTACGGCGCCCCCGACGTGCTGTACGTCGCCGAGCGCCCGGTCCCCGAGCCCGGCCCCGGCCAGGTGCGAATCGCCGTCGAGGCGGTCAGTGTCGGCCATGCGCAGACCCAGATGCGGCGTGAGGTCTTCCCCGCGCCGATGTGGAAGCCCGTCTTCCCCGTCGTCCTCGGCGGCGACGTGGTCGGCAGGATCACCGCGGTGGGGCCCGACGTCGCGGGACTGAGCCCGGGGGACCGGGTCGGCGCCTTCACCCTCTACGGCGCCTACGCCGAGCAGGTCGTCGTCGACGCCGCCACCGTCGTACCCGTACCCGAGGAGCTGGACGCCGCCGAGGCCGCGGTCCTGCCGGGCACCGGACTGATCGCCCTCGGCATTCTGCGGACCGGGCGACTGAGCAAGGGCGAGACGGTGCTGGTGCACGCGGCGGCCGGCGGCGTGGGCCACATCGCGGTCCAGCTGGCCCGGGCAGCGGGGGCCGGCCAGATCATCGGCACCGCGGGCGAGGCCGGCAAGCGCGAGTTCGCCCGCACCGTGGGCGCCGACGCCGTCGTCGACCACCGTTCCCCGCACTGGGCCGAGGAGGTCCGGGAACTCACCGGCGGACGCGGGCCCGACCTGATCCTGGACGGCATCGGCGCCGAGGTCCTGCAGCAGGGCATCGGCCTGCTCGCCCCGGGCGGCCGGCTGGTGTTCTACGGCTCGTCCGGCGGCGAGCTGGAGATCCCGCGGGTGTCGGTGATGGACCTGATCGGCATCAAGTACGTCACCGCCTTCGCGCTGTCGGCCTGGCGGGGCGGCCGCCCGCACGAGTACGAGGCGGGCGTCGCCGAGCTCACCCGGCTGCTGGTCGACGGACAGGTGAAGTCCGCCGTGCACGCCCGACTGCCCCTGGAGCGGGCCGCCGAGGCGCACACCATCCTCGAGTCCAGGGCCCAGCTGGGCCGGGTCGTACTCATTCCCTGA
- a CDS encoding MFS transporter — MTSAPARPGGPTPGGPAHEGHPRRWAVLAVLVLSLVSIILDNTVLNVTLRTLTDPEQGLGASHSQVEWVLSAYTLAFAATLFTWGVLGDRLGRRRVLLLGLGLFGLSSLAGAYAGSPEQLIAARACMGVSGAAVLPSTLATIAAVFPMRERPKALGIWAASVGFALGIGPVTGGLLLAHFWWGSVFLINVPIVAVCLVAVVLLVPETRGATGKRVDAAGLLLSIAGLVFLVYGIIEAGRTGGVTQPTVWGTGLAGFGLLGVFLWHERRTAEPSLELGFFRLKAFSTAVAAVGFVSFAMMGFLFFSAFYLQSVRGYTPLQAGSCTVALAVANVVCGPLSTVLVRSVGARNVCAAGMLAVTASLSGVVFVTQHAPLWLILALFAALGAGVACVMPTAAVSIMNAIPREKAGVASAMNNTVRQLGGALGVAVLGSLMGAAYRSGIEDELAVLPPSARHEAGESLDATLLAATRLGESGLVGPARQAFLDAMHLAAGAAAAAALVGALAVLRWLPSTVMTAKPGAGPVPGREHSDHTKTKAQGS; from the coding sequence GTGACATCGGCTCCCGCTCGACCGGGCGGCCCGACGCCGGGCGGCCCGGCGCACGAGGGGCATCCGCGGCGCTGGGCCGTTCTCGCGGTGCTGGTCCTGAGCCTGGTGAGCATCATCCTCGACAACACCGTGCTCAACGTGACGCTGCGCACCCTCACCGACCCGGAGCAGGGCCTCGGCGCCTCGCACAGCCAGGTCGAATGGGTGCTCAGCGCCTACACCCTGGCCTTCGCCGCGACGCTGTTCACCTGGGGTGTGCTCGGCGACCGGCTGGGCCGCAGGCGCGTACTCCTGCTGGGCCTCGGCCTGTTCGGACTCTCGTCCCTGGCCGGGGCCTACGCCGGGTCGCCGGAGCAGCTCATCGCCGCCCGCGCCTGCATGGGGGTGAGCGGCGCGGCGGTCCTGCCGAGCACCCTCGCCACCATCGCCGCCGTCTTCCCGATGCGCGAGCGCCCCAAGGCCCTCGGTATCTGGGCGGCTTCGGTCGGCTTCGCCCTCGGCATCGGACCGGTCACCGGCGGGCTGCTGCTCGCGCACTTCTGGTGGGGCTCGGTCTTCCTGATCAATGTGCCGATCGTGGCGGTCTGCCTGGTCGCGGTGGTGCTGCTGGTGCCCGAGACGCGGGGCGCCACGGGCAAGCGCGTCGACGCGGCCGGGCTGCTGCTCTCGATCGCCGGTCTCGTGTTCCTCGTCTACGGCATCATCGAGGCCGGCCGCACCGGCGGGGTCACCCAGCCCACGGTCTGGGGAACCGGCCTGGCGGGCTTCGGCCTGCTGGGTGTGTTCCTGTGGCATGAGCGCCGTACCGCGGAACCCTCGCTGGAGCTCGGCTTCTTCCGGCTGAAGGCCTTCTCCACCGCCGTCGCGGCCGTCGGCTTCGTCAGCTTCGCGATGATGGGGTTCCTCTTCTTCAGCGCCTTCTACCTGCAGAGCGTGCGCGGCTACACCCCGCTGCAGGCGGGGAGTTGCACCGTGGCGCTGGCCGTCGCGAACGTGGTCTGCGGACCCCTCAGCACGGTCCTGGTCCGCTCGGTCGGCGCCCGGAACGTGTGCGCGGCGGGCATGCTGGCCGTGACCGCCTCCCTCTCCGGAGTCGTCTTCGTGACCCAGCACGCTCCGCTCTGGCTGATCCTCGCCTTGTTCGCCGCACTGGGAGCAGGCGTAGCCTGCGTCATGCCGACCGCAGCCGTGTCCATCATGAACGCGATTCCACGCGAGAAGGCGGGCGTGGCCTCCGCGATGAACAACACCGTGCGCCAGCTGGGCGGCGCCCTGGGCGTCGCGGTGCTCGGTTCCCTCATGGGCGCCGCCTACCGCAGTGGCATCGAGGACGAGCTCGCCGTACTGCCGCCTTCCGCGCGGCACGAGGCCGGCGAGTCCCTGGACGCCACGCTGCTCGCTGCGACTCGGCTGGGGGAGAGCGGACTTGTCGGTCCCGCACGGCAGGCTTTCCTGGACGCCATGCATCTGGCCGCCGGGGCAGCTGCCGCGGCGGCCCTCGTGGGCGCCCTCGCCGTGCTCCGCTGGCTGCCCTCCACCGTCATGACTGCGAAGCCCGGGGCGGGTCCCGTGCCCGGCCGGGAGCATTCCGACCACACCAAGACCAAGGCCCAAGGAAGCTGA
- a CDS encoding DUF6081 family protein: protein MSTEIFREDFTGGLKTEGPGAPWRLRPVDGLPEGDGVVRGGPDGLRVVPSAVQPRTRRPAFTEPKPGPDGAPLHLRWGAFTTGGTASARGGFTAVPGELLSVTAEMGLRGFGLRSHPYDDVAEATTDARLGAGGLISVDLETGMIFDFFLTHGRLYAVYERLALQPDAEFASFTYCVPVADRTPGTLHRLEVGYDAAAGTVHWKADGQEVLSVDRIGFRALDARWLRRDNGGREEAVRPRGLAFGLGLFLERYFGQGVRLSARRLSVSTSPAGSRDA from the coding sequence ATGAGCACAGAAATCTTCCGCGAGGATTTCACCGGGGGACTGAAGACCGAGGGACCGGGCGCGCCATGGCGGCTGCGCCCGGTCGACGGTCTCCCCGAAGGAGACGGGGTGGTCCGCGGCGGCCCTGACGGCCTGAGGGTCGTGCCGAGCGCCGTACAACCCCGAACCAGGCGGCCGGCGTTCACCGAGCCGAAGCCGGGGCCGGACGGCGCCCCGCTCCATCTGCGCTGGGGGGCCTTCACCACCGGCGGCACCGCCTCCGCGCGCGGCGGGTTCACCGCGGTGCCGGGTGAACTGCTCTCGGTCACGGCCGAGATGGGACTGCGCGGCTTCGGCCTGCGCTCCCACCCGTACGACGACGTCGCCGAGGCGACCACGGACGCCCGGCTCGGCGCGGGCGGTCTGATCTCGGTCGACCTCGAGACCGGCATGATCTTCGACTTCTTCCTCACGCACGGCCGCCTCTACGCGGTCTACGAGCGGCTCGCGCTGCAACCGGACGCCGAGTTCGCGTCCTTCACCTACTGCGTCCCGGTCGCGGACCGCACCCCTGGCACGCTCCACCGGCTCGAGGTCGGTTACGACGCCGCGGCCGGCACCGTCCACTGGAAGGCCGACGGGCAGGAGGTGCTGTCCGTGGACCGGATCGGCTTCCGCGCGCTGGACGCGCGCTGGCTCCGGCGGGACAACGGCGGCCGGGAGGAGGCCGTACGGCCGCGCGGACTCGCCTTCGGCCTCGGGCTCTTCCTGGAGCGCTACTTCGGCCAGGGGGTGCGGCTGTCGGCCCGCCGGCTCTCGGTGTCCACCTCGCCCGCCGGTTCCCGCGACGCGTGA
- a CDS encoding nuclear transport factor 2 family protein, giving the protein MTITALPTGLYAEVLSFYGHQMQKLDGRDFAGYAATFTEDGEFKHSPSLPAAHTRAGIIAVLEDFHRKFDASKIQRRHWFNHVALSEAADGSITATSYCLVLTVHADVKEPEFGPSCVVHDVLVRGEDDELLLRSRHVTHDHVFPA; this is encoded by the coding sequence ATGACCATCACAGCGCTTCCCACCGGCCTGTACGCCGAGGTCCTGTCGTTCTACGGCCACCAGATGCAGAAGCTGGACGGCCGCGACTTCGCCGGCTACGCCGCGACCTTCACCGAGGACGGCGAGTTCAAGCACTCCCCGTCGCTGCCCGCCGCCCATACCCGTGCCGGGATCATCGCCGTCCTGGAGGACTTCCACCGCAAGTTCGACGCGAGCAAGATCCAGCGTCGGCACTGGTTCAACCACGTGGCGCTGAGCGAGGCGGCCGACGGCTCGATCACGGCGACGAGCTACTGCCTGGTCCTCACCGTCCACGCCGACGTCAAGGAGCCCGAGTTCGGCCCGAGCTGCGTCGTCCACGACGTCCTGGTCCGCGGCGAGGACGACGAACTGCTCCTGCGATCCCGCCACGTCACCCACGACCACGTCTTCCCCGCCTGA
- a CDS encoding 3-hydroxyacyl-CoA dehydrogenase NAD-binding domain-containing protein, protein MSTVTVIGAGTIGLGWINLFSACGLTVRVNSRRPDARRIVREGLELFSPGRADELAARIEFEPDVGRAVAGADLVSENAPDDLPLKQRLFAEIGEAAPPHALVLSSTSKLLPDDLSRDMPGPGRLVVAHPFNPPHIVPLVEVIGGERTDPAAVERAVAFLKSVGRTPVVLRRALPGFAANRLQSALLRESIHLVLEGVVTVEELDRIVTDSIGLRWSTIGPFHAFHLGGGPGGLRKWLEHLGSGLEQGWRGLGQPALTPEAVETVVEQTEAAYGDRTYAELVRDRDDRHHAVLAALGRTGQSQEEKK, encoded by the coding sequence ATGAGCACCGTGACAGTGATCGGGGCGGGCACGATCGGCCTGGGATGGATCAATCTGTTCAGCGCCTGCGGGCTGACCGTACGGGTCAACAGCCGCAGGCCTGACGCCCGGCGCATCGTGCGCGAGGGGCTCGAACTGTTCTCCCCGGGCCGGGCGGACGAGCTGGCGGCGCGGATCGAGTTCGAGCCGGACGTCGGCAGGGCGGTGGCCGGAGCGGACCTCGTCTCCGAGAACGCCCCCGACGACCTGCCCCTCAAGCAGCGGCTGTTCGCCGAGATCGGCGAGGCCGCCCCACCCCACGCCCTCGTACTGTCCTCGACGTCGAAACTGCTCCCCGACGATCTGAGCCGGGACATGCCCGGACCGGGCAGGCTGGTCGTCGCCCATCCCTTCAACCCGCCGCACATCGTTCCGCTGGTCGAGGTGATCGGCGGGGAACGCACCGACCCGGCGGCCGTCGAAAGGGCGGTGGCCTTCCTCAAGTCGGTCGGGCGGACCCCCGTCGTGCTGCGCAGGGCGCTGCCGGGCTTCGCCGCCAACCGGCTGCAGTCCGCGCTGCTGCGCGAGAGCATCCACCTCGTCCTCGAAGGCGTGGTGACCGTCGAGGAGCTCGACCGCATCGTCACCGACTCGATCGGGCTGCGCTGGTCCACCATCGGACCGTTCCACGCGTTCCACCTGGGCGGCGGTCCGGGCGGCCTGCGCAAATGGCTCGAGCATCTCGGCAGCGGCCTCGAACAGGGCTGGCGTGGGCTCGGACAGCCCGCCCTCACCCCCGAGGCCGTCGAGACCGTGGTCGAGCAGACCGAAGCCGCCTACGGCGACCGGACCTATGCCGAGCTGGTCCGGGACCGTGACGACCGGCACCACGCCGTACTGGCCGCCCTGGGGCGGACCGGGCAGTCCCAGGAGGAGAAGAAGTGA
- a CDS encoding NADP-dependent oxidoreductase, which yields MPKAVAIHQFGGPDVLSLVDVPEPVPGPGQVTVRVRAVGVNGFDCRVRSGGMRGRYPVEFPQIIGNEFAGVVERTGPEVTGFAPGDEVLGFAVMQSGTELLAVGADQITAKPPELSWEVAGSLSAVGQTADIALDALRVGQGDTVLVHAAAGGVGSLAVQLVRERGGTAIGSAGEHNHEFLRSLGALPVAYGPGFADRVRALAPDGVDAALDCHGGPEALAVSLELVADRARIATIANFRAAAQEGILMPQVMRSAERLAALAALCAEGRLRPHVEAVLPFAKAAEAHHRLEQGHVRGKLVLVPDL from the coding sequence ATGCCTAAGGCCGTAGCCATCCACCAGTTCGGCGGGCCGGACGTACTGAGCCTCGTCGATGTGCCCGAGCCGGTGCCAGGGCCGGGCCAGGTGACGGTCCGGGTGCGGGCCGTCGGGGTCAACGGGTTCGACTGCCGGGTGCGTTCCGGCGGCATGCGGGGTCGTTATCCGGTCGAGTTCCCGCAGATCATCGGCAACGAGTTCGCCGGGGTCGTCGAGCGGACCGGGCCGGAGGTGACCGGGTTCGCGCCCGGCGACGAGGTGCTGGGGTTCGCCGTCATGCAGTCCGGCACCGAGCTCCTCGCCGTCGGCGCGGACCAGATCACCGCCAAGCCGCCGGAGCTGTCGTGGGAGGTCGCGGGGTCCCTGTCGGCCGTCGGGCAGACCGCGGACATCGCCCTGGACGCACTGCGCGTCGGCCAGGGGGACACCGTGCTCGTGCACGCCGCGGCCGGCGGCGTCGGCAGCCTCGCCGTCCAGCTCGTCAGGGAGCGGGGCGGCACGGCGATCGGCAGCGCCGGCGAGCACAACCACGAGTTCCTGCGCTCGCTGGGCGCGCTGCCCGTCGCCTACGGGCCGGGCTTCGCCGACCGGGTGCGCGCCCTGGCCCCGGACGGCGTGGACGCGGCCCTCGACTGCCACGGCGGACCGGAGGCGCTCGCCGTGTCGCTCGAACTCGTCGCGGACCGGGCCAGGATCGCCACCATCGCCAACTTCCGCGCCGCGGCCCAGGAGGGCATCCTCATGCCGCAGGTGATGCGGTCCGCCGAGCGGCTCGCCGCCCTGGCCGCGCTCTGCGCCGAGGGCCGGCTGCGGCCGCACGTCGAGGCCGTCCTCCCCTTCGCCAAGGCGGCCGAGGCCCACCACCGGCTGGAGCAGGGCCATGTGCGCGGCAAGCTCGTCCTGGTGCCGGACCTGTGA
- a CDS encoding PPOX class F420-dependent oxidoreductase, with translation MPFTPDELEYYASQNLGRLATVAADGQPQVNPVSFTINTETGTIDIGGHNLTASKKFRNVGKNDQVAFVVDDLISMQPWNVRGIEVRGRAEALTDAQPPHPYFGIAMIRIHPKRIITWGLGEDTAQRGRNV, from the coding sequence ATGCCTTTTACTCCTGACGAGCTCGAGTACTACGCCTCCCAGAACCTCGGCCGGCTGGCCACCGTGGCGGCCGACGGCCAGCCCCAGGTCAACCCCGTCTCGTTCACGATCAACACCGAGACCGGCACGATCGACATCGGCGGGCACAACCTGACGGCCAGCAAGAAGTTCCGCAACGTCGGCAAGAACGACCAGGTCGCCTTCGTCGTCGACGATCTGATCTCCATGCAGCCGTGGAACGTACGCGGTATCGAAGTGCGCGGCCGGGCCGAGGCACTGACCGACGCCCAGCCGCCGCACCCGTACTTCGGCATCGCGATGATCCGTATCCACCCCAAGCGCATCATCACCTGGGGCCTCGGCGAAGACACCGCTCAGCGCGGCCGCAACGTCTGA